The Ensifer canadensis genome has a segment encoding these proteins:
- a CDS encoding Rid family detoxifying hydrolase — METNLLSAISTTNAPAAVGPFSQAISTGQLLFVSGQLPIDPATGEIVSKDPVLQLRQCLKNISAIATEAGTNLARTVKTTVLITDMSKFGALNAEYATFFKAPFPARACFEVSALPKGAQIEVEAVLTLRHSNE; from the coding sequence ATGGAGACCAATTTGCTTTCAGCCATATCCACCACCAACGCCCCCGCCGCAGTTGGCCCCTTTTCACAGGCGATAAGCACGGGACAACTTCTGTTTGTTTCTGGCCAATTGCCGATCGATCCGGCCACGGGTGAGATCGTTTCGAAAGACCCGGTGCTACAACTGCGCCAGTGCCTAAAGAACATCTCCGCCATCGCAACGGAAGCCGGAACCAACCTTGCCCGGACAGTGAAAACGACTGTGCTGATTACTGACATGTCGAAATTCGGCGCACTCAACGCGGAGTACGCTACCTTCTTCAAGGCACCGTTTCCCGCTCGCGCATGCTTCGAAGTGTCCGCCCTGCCAAAGGGCGCACAGATCGAAGTGGAGGCGGTGTTGACGCTACGCCATTCTAACGAATAG
- a CDS encoding zinc-dependent alcohol dehydrogenase family protein, producing the protein MGTMKALVLENHGTEFRVAQIARPVAGEGQVLVRVKVSGVNPLDTKIRAGAAAHARHPLPAILGIDLAGIVEEVGAGVTGFRRGDEVYGMTGGVAGVQGSLAELAAVDARLLAIKPSHLSMREAAALPLIFITAWEGLVDRVGVRAGQKVLVLGGGGGVGHVAVQIGKSLGADVYAVDGARKADYIKSLNATPIDYATETVEEYVAKYTQGQGFDVVYDTIGGAGLDTAFKAVARFGHVVSCLGWGSHALAPLSFKAATYSGVFTLLPLLTGEGREHHGDIMREATRLAERGQLMPRLDDRSFTLENVMAAHELIEAGQVDGKLVVDIA; encoded by the coding sequence ATGGGCACGATGAAAGCATTAGTTCTTGAAAATCACGGTACCGAATTCCGTGTCGCGCAGATTGCACGACCGGTTGCGGGCGAAGGTCAGGTGCTCGTCCGCGTAAAGGTGAGTGGCGTAAACCCATTGGACACGAAAATCCGCGCAGGTGCAGCCGCTCACGCCCGTCATCCGCTTCCCGCAATCCTAGGTATCGACCTTGCCGGGATTGTTGAAGAAGTCGGTGCAGGCGTGACGGGGTTTCGCCGCGGAGATGAAGTCTATGGCATGACAGGCGGCGTAGCCGGCGTGCAAGGTTCGCTGGCAGAACTTGCGGCCGTCGATGCACGGCTGCTGGCCATTAAGCCATCTCACCTTTCCATGCGTGAAGCGGCTGCGCTACCGCTCATCTTCATCACGGCGTGGGAAGGCCTCGTGGACCGTGTGGGCGTCCGGGCTGGCCAGAAGGTGCTCGTCCTCGGTGGCGGTGGCGGGGTCGGACACGTAGCAGTTCAGATTGGCAAATCTCTTGGTGCGGACGTCTATGCAGTCGATGGAGCCCGGAAGGCTGACTACATCAAGAGCCTCAATGCGACGCCGATCGACTACGCCACGGAAACCGTTGAAGAATACGTCGCCAAATACACACAAGGGCAAGGATTCGACGTCGTCTACGACACGATTGGCGGCGCTGGTCTGGACACTGCGTTCAAGGCAGTCGCCCGCTTTGGGCATGTGGTTAGCTGCCTCGGCTGGGGCTCGCACGCCCTCGCCCCGCTTTCATTCAAGGCGGCGACATACTCCGGCGTGTTCACACTGCTTCCGCTACTCACTGGCGAAGGTCGTGAGCATCACGGGGACATCATGCGGGAAGCAACGCGCCTTGCAGAAAGGGGTCAGTTGATGCCGCGTCTCGACGATCGGTCCTTCACACTTGAGAATGTGATGGCGGCCCACGAGTTGATTGAAGCCGGCCAGGTTGACGGAAAGCTCGTCGTAGACATCGCTTAA
- a CDS encoding LysR family transcriptional regulator, with translation MEWSDIRLFLAIAREGTLGAAARKLGLTQPTMGRRLKTLEAAVGHSLFQRTPDGFVLTDEGAVVMGHAERMEEEAIALQRQLAGTENTLSGTLRISCSDWFGVHVLAPILADFRRVHPNVIIEILTDSRLLNLARREADLVFRIRSFTEPEVISRKLLHIPYGLYVAKGSDDPSPGTGAGFSVIIMDEALGSMPDVAWLKGRFPNAKVSIRSNNRDVQARLCADGAGMAVLPRPLGDSMEGLKRVDVSEAPPGRDTWLGYHQDLRRLPRLRAVIQFVGEQAQIIQRLYR, from the coding sequence ATGGAATGGAGCGACATTCGTCTTTTCCTTGCGATCGCGAGGGAAGGAACGCTGGGTGCGGCCGCGAGAAAGTTGGGCCTGACGCAGCCGACTATGGGAAGACGACTAAAGACTCTTGAGGCCGCGGTCGGCCACTCGCTGTTCCAACGCACACCGGACGGGTTTGTCCTGACAGATGAGGGTGCCGTCGTAATGGGGCACGCCGAGCGGATGGAGGAGGAGGCGATCGCACTCCAGCGCCAACTTGCGGGTACCGAGAACACGTTGTCCGGCACCTTGCGGATATCCTGCTCTGACTGGTTCGGCGTCCATGTTCTCGCCCCCATCCTTGCCGACTTCAGACGTGTGCATCCCAATGTAATCATCGAGATTCTCACTGACTCCAGGCTTTTGAACCTGGCGCGTCGCGAAGCCGATCTGGTTTTCCGGATACGGTCCTTCACGGAGCCGGAAGTCATTTCACGCAAGCTACTGCATATTCCCTATGGCCTGTATGTCGCCAAAGGATCGGACGACCCTTCGCCCGGCACAGGAGCGGGATTCAGCGTGATCATTATGGATGAGGCACTTGGAAGCATGCCCGATGTGGCTTGGCTTAAGGGCCGGTTCCCGAATGCGAAAGTTTCGATTCGAAGCAACAATCGCGATGTTCAGGCACGGTTATGCGCAGATGGTGCAGGTATGGCCGTTCTTCCGAGGCCGCTGGGGGACTCGATGGAGGGGTTGAAGCGTGTCGACGTGTCGGAGGCTCCCCCTGGAAGGGATACCTGGCTAGGGTATCATCAGGATCTACGACGCCTTCCACGGCTTCGAGCGGTTATTCAGTTTGTTGGTGAGCAAGCGCAAATAATACAGCGCCTATATCGCTAA
- a CDS encoding LysR family transcriptional regulator: MTTIDHFNLRSFDLNLLVAFDALMAEGNVTKAARRLKIQQPAMSHSLSTLRVLLQDELFIRVGQVMQPTARARSLAVPVRKALRQAQLALTGGEEFDPATEERIFRVAMSPEIELLLIPDLTARLRRLAPGIKILARVFPYEAMEPSLEDGSIDLAVGCTYTLTSRRSFEKLYETGVACCFNPDLIALSNPVGLDEYLSAEHSTISQNETLHGCIKDALEIAGVDLNVVAAAPGYMSVLSAAQLSPVIATVPARIAERYGPLLGLEVSPLPVSLTFPPVNMVWAKHADSDAANYWVRQQIRDSLASNGVADRFERPVAPISNP; this comes from the coding sequence ATGACAACTATCGATCATTTCAATCTTCGCTCCTTCGATCTCAATCTCCTCGTCGCTTTCGATGCGTTGATGGCTGAAGGAAATGTTACGAAAGCCGCGCGACGCTTGAAAATCCAACAGCCAGCGATGAGCCATTCGCTTTCGACATTGCGCGTGCTGTTACAGGACGAGTTATTCATACGCGTCGGACAGGTTATGCAACCTACCGCGCGAGCCCGGAGCCTCGCCGTGCCCGTGCGCAAGGCGTTGCGGCAAGCCCAATTGGCGCTGACAGGCGGCGAGGAGTTCGATCCGGCTACAGAGGAACGAATTTTTCGCGTTGCAATGTCTCCGGAAATCGAACTCTTGCTTATTCCGGATTTGACGGCGCGTTTGCGACGGCTCGCTCCCGGCATCAAGATACTCGCGCGCGTCTTCCCGTACGAGGCGATGGAGCCTTCCCTTGAGGACGGGTCGATAGATCTTGCCGTTGGCTGCACCTATACCCTGACAAGCCGCCGATCGTTTGAGAAGCTTTACGAGACGGGAGTGGCTTGTTGCTTCAATCCAGACCTTATCGCACTGTCTAATCCCGTTGGACTTGACGAATATCTGTCCGCTGAACATTCGACTATATCCCAGAATGAAACCTTGCATGGGTGCATCAAAGATGCGCTGGAGATTGCGGGGGTGGATCTCAACGTTGTTGCAGCGGCACCAGGCTACATGTCCGTTCTGTCCGCGGCGCAGCTCAGCCCCGTCATAGCCACAGTGCCTGCGCGGATTGCAGAACGATACGGGCCGCTATTGGGATTGGAGGTCAGCCCGTTGCCAGTATCATTGACCTTCCCGCCCGTGAACATGGTTTGGGCAAAACACGCCGACAGCGACGCCGCAAATTACTGGGTTCGACAGCAGATCCGCGACAGTCTCGCGAGCAACGGCGTTGCCGATAGGTTTGAACGGCCTGTTGCCCCGATCTCCAACCCTTGA
- a CDS encoding MBL fold metallo-hydrolase produces the protein MHTRRSLLINTAGFAVAAGTVSAFPAGVFAKAPIVGTQAAGFYRIRLGDYEITALSDGTVKLPMSKIYRNMDEKEIGTYLTDRFQSSSSETSVNAFLVNTGGRLVLIDTGTGDLMGPALGKLATNIRAAGYNVSDIDDVILTHIHADHSGGLVANGSRVYENAVLHVNQREAKFWLNADAKAKTDKVLGPQIAQAEKCVGPYVDAGKFETFDDNGTPVAGFGTILLAGHTPGHSGIVVESNSEKIVFWGDIAHGDVLQYDHPEVTVEFDVDQSAAASTRAAAFAEAADQRYLVAGAHHAFPGIGHVRRDESNYDWVPLVYRAQY, from the coding sequence ATGCACACACGCCGTTCGCTTCTCATCAACACAGCTGGATTTGCGGTCGCCGCCGGGACCGTGTCAGCGTTTCCGGCTGGCGTCTTTGCCAAGGCGCCCATCGTCGGCACGCAAGCCGCTGGCTTTTATAGGATAAGGCTCGGCGACTACGAGATTACCGCCCTCTCCGACGGCACGGTGAAGCTGCCGATGTCCAAAATCTACAGAAACATGGATGAAAAGGAGATCGGCACTTACCTGACTGACCGGTTTCAATCGAGCTCTAGCGAAACGTCTGTCAATGCCTTCCTTGTCAACACGGGCGGGCGCCTGGTTCTCATCGATACCGGCACGGGCGACCTGATGGGCCCGGCGTTGGGCAAGCTTGCGACCAATATCCGTGCAGCGGGTTACAACGTCTCCGACATCGACGACGTCATTCTGACCCACATCCACGCCGACCACTCAGGCGGGCTCGTTGCCAACGGCAGCCGCGTGTATGAAAACGCCGTTCTACATGTCAACCAGCGAGAGGCCAAGTTTTGGCTAAACGCAGATGCCAAGGCTAAAACAGACAAGGTGCTCGGCCCGCAGATCGCTCAGGCTGAGAAATGTGTCGGCCCCTATGTCGACGCCGGCAAATTTGAAACCTTCGATGACAATGGTACGCCTGTTGCGGGTTTTGGAACAATCCTGCTGGCCGGTCATACACCTGGTCACAGCGGTATCGTCGTGGAGAGCAATAGCGAAAAGATCGTGTTCTGGGGTGATATCGCCCATGGCGATGTTCTCCAGTATGATCATCCGGAAGTGACTGTCGAATTCGACGTGGATCAGAGCGCAGCAGCATCGACCCGGGCAGCCGCGTTCGCCGAAGCCGCTGATCAGCGGTATTTGGTCGCCGGTGCCCATCATGCGTTTCCTGGGATCGGCCACGTTCGTCGGGATGAGAGCAATTATGACTGGGTGCCGCTGGTCTATCGTGCCCAGTACTAA
- a CDS encoding helix-turn-helix domain-containing protein has protein sequence MTPDRTSPLGLEQYIAGRILVSGDSPAWTDMFVQVYSRHIKQEPFLVPAVAEPLIVWVMSGEAIVEERELDGEWVSNIVTVGDFFLTRSPTPYEMRWRATGPAPFQVMHLYLSVPLFERVAKEVLSGDAPPALRDVSGGKDEQLSHLLALIHQELTAEGKGSQLFVQGLAQSLAVHLIRNYASSETEIGRQTALPGFKLRRAIAYLEGHLADPFNLAQLAGTVGMSEFHFSRLFKKATGLSPSRYFIRQRVAKAQQLLQETDTSIIEIGMSVGYSSPSHFAQVFRRETGLPPSHYRRG, from the coding sequence ATCACCCCGGATCGGACCTCGCCCCTTGGTCTCGAACAATATATCGCCGGCCGCATTCTGGTGAGCGGGGACAGTCCAGCATGGACCGATATGTTCGTGCAGGTCTACTCCCGCCACATTAAGCAAGAACCGTTTCTTGTACCGGCTGTCGCCGAACCGCTCATCGTTTGGGTCATGTCGGGGGAAGCCATCGTCGAAGAACGAGAGCTGGATGGAGAATGGGTCTCCAATATCGTAACAGTCGGTGACTTCTTCCTCACCCGCTCTCCGACACCCTATGAAATGCGTTGGCGCGCGACCGGCCCGGCCCCTTTTCAGGTGATGCACCTTTATCTGTCAGTTCCTCTCTTCGAACGCGTGGCAAAAGAGGTGCTTAGCGGCGATGCGCCTCCCGCGCTGCGTGATGTATCGGGCGGCAAAGACGAGCAGCTTTCGCATCTTCTGGCGTTGATTCATCAGGAACTTACCGCTGAAGGCAAAGGTAGTCAGTTGTTCGTCCAGGGGCTCGCTCAGAGCCTGGCCGTCCACCTCATCCGTAACTATGCGTCGAGTGAGACTGAGATCGGCCGGCAGACAGCACTTCCAGGCTTCAAGCTTCGACGGGCTATTGCCTACCTCGAAGGCCACCTGGCCGACCCGTTCAATCTCGCTCAGCTCGCCGGAACAGTCGGCATGAGCGAATTCCATTTCAGCCGTCTGTTCAAAAAGGCAACAGGCCTTTCGCCCTCCCGATACTTCATCCGCCAGCGCGTTGCTAAGGCACAGCAGCTCCTGCAGGAAACGGACACGAGCATTATCGAGATCGGCATGTCCGTCGGCTACTCGAGCCCCAGCCACTTTGCTCAGGTCTTCCGGCGCGAGACGGGTCTGCCGCCGAGCCACTACCGCCGGGGTTAG
- a CDS encoding SDR family oxidoreductase — translation MTNLNGKIALVTGASSGIGAATAVKLAEAGAKVGLAARRTEKLEDLKSRIEAKGGEALVIEMDVVDAASIEMGVKKLVDTYGSIDILVNNAGLMPLSDIDQFKVNEWHRMVDVNVKGLLNTTAAVLPQMIKQHSGHIFNMSSIAGRKVFKGLSVYCATKHAVTAFSDGMRMEVGQKHGIRVTCIQPGAVATELYDHITDPGYRKQMDELAGQMTFLQGEDIGDTIVFAAQAPAHVDVAELFVLPVEQGW, via the coding sequence ATGACCAACCTCAACGGAAAGATCGCACTGGTAACCGGCGCATCGAGCGGCATTGGCGCCGCTACCGCGGTAAAGCTAGCTGAAGCTGGCGCAAAGGTCGGCCTCGCGGCTCGCCGCACCGAAAAGCTCGAAGATCTCAAGAGCCGGATTGAAGCCAAGGGCGGTGAAGCTCTTGTGATCGAGATGGATGTGGTCGATGCGGCGTCGATCGAAATGGGCGTCAAGAAGCTTGTCGATACCTACGGCTCGATCGACATCCTGGTCAACAATGCCGGCCTGATGCCGCTCTCCGACATCGACCAGTTCAAGGTCAACGAGTGGCACCGGATGGTGGACGTGAATGTGAAGGGCCTGCTCAACACGACGGCCGCCGTTCTGCCCCAGATGATCAAGCAGCATTCCGGCCATATCTTCAACATGTCGTCGATTGCTGGTCGCAAAGTGTTCAAGGGTCTGTCTGTCTACTGCGCCACAAAACATGCGGTAACTGCCTTCTCGGACGGGATGCGCATGGAAGTCGGACAGAAGCACGGTATCCGCGTCACCTGCATCCAGCCAGGCGCTGTCGCAACCGAGCTCTATGACCACATCACCGACCCGGGCTACCGCAAGCAGATGGATGAGCTTGCCGGTCAGATGACCTTCCTCCAGGGCGAGGATATCGGCGACACCATCGTGTTTGCCGCTCAGGCCCCGGCTCACGTGGATGTCGCCGAGCTGTTCGTCCTGCCCGTTGAACAGGGTTGGTGA
- a CDS encoding flavin reductase family protein, producing the protein MKEIPASQAYRLLEPGPIVLVTTSQNGKPNVMTMGFHMMIQHAPPLIGCVIGPWDHSYQTLRNTGECVIAVPGLDLGETVVDVGNCSGDRMDKFQRFGLKTRPAKDVSAPLINDCLANIECRIVDTTLTDPYNLFVLEATRVWINEDRKERRMMHHRGDGTFTVDGGTLDLKDRMVKWRHLP; encoded by the coding sequence ATGAAGGAAATACCTGCATCTCAAGCCTATCGTCTTCTCGAGCCAGGACCCATTGTCTTGGTCACGACAAGCCAAAATGGAAAGCCAAACGTGATGACGATGGGCTTTCACATGATGATCCAACACGCCCCGCCGCTGATCGGATGCGTCATCGGTCCCTGGGACCACAGTTATCAGACCCTTCGGAACACTGGCGAATGCGTGATTGCTGTTCCGGGTCTCGATCTCGGTGAGACGGTCGTTGACGTCGGAAACTGCTCCGGCGACCGGATGGACAAGTTCCAGAGGTTTGGCCTCAAGACACGGCCGGCCAAGGACGTTTCCGCCCCGCTCATCAACGATTGTCTGGCAAACATCGAGTGTCGGATCGTTGATACCACCCTCACTGATCCCTACAACCTCTTCGTCCTTGAGGCGACGAGGGTCTGGATCAACGAAGACCGCAAAGAGCGTCGGATGATGCATCACCGGGGTGACGGCACCTTTACTGTCGACGGCGGCACGCTCGATCTCAAGGACCGCATGGTGAAATGGCGCCATCTCCCGTGA
- a CDS encoding DUF1330 domain-containing protein, which yields MSAYLVVDLDIHNPQAIEDYRSKALPLVAKTGGRLISLDAEPLELEGWQATNMLIIEFPDKEAIRQLFSSPEYAPLATQRQAAARSRIIALAGV from the coding sequence ATGTCCGCATATCTCGTGGTCGATCTCGACATCCACAACCCACAGGCGATCGAAGACTATCGATCCAAGGCATTGCCGCTTGTCGCAAAGACAGGTGGGCGCCTTATCTCTCTCGACGCCGAGCCGCTTGAGCTCGAAGGCTGGCAGGCGACCAATATGCTGATCATCGAGTTTCCCGACAAGGAAGCGATCCGCCAGCTGTTTTCATCGCCTGAATACGCACCGCTTGCGACGCAACGCCAAGCCGCTGCGCGCTCTCGCATCATTGCCCTCGCCGGGGTCTAA
- a CDS encoding putative quinol monooxygenase, which produces MAELTNMAHFTAKPGRSTDLGKELLQLVTPSRREPGCLRYEIHQSNDVSEVWMVLEEWRYASDFDLHMGTGYVQAFMAKLPDLCAEDVEICGYQQRQV; this is translated from the coding sequence ATGGCCGAACTGACCAACATGGCCCACTTCACTGCAAAGCCGGGCCGCTCGACAGATCTGGGTAAGGAGCTGCTTCAACTCGTTACCCCTTCCAGACGTGAACCGGGCTGCCTCCGCTATGAGATCCACCAATCCAACGACGTCTCAGAAGTTTGGATGGTGCTCGAAGAGTGGCGGTACGCATCCGACTTCGATCTGCACATGGGGACGGGTTACGTCCAGGCCTTTATGGCGAAGCTACCGGATCTGTGCGCCGAAGACGTGGAAATTTGCGGCTATCAGCAACGGCAGGTCTGA
- a CDS encoding CBS domain-containing protein: MHFALTDEAHLTYPVVDGDGALIGVVSRSDALRWQREPDVGVELLKDKGVSSSVTRTRRWPTL, from the coding sequence ATGCATTTCGCCTTAACGGACGAAGCGCACCTGACCTATCCGGTCGTGGATGGCGATGGCGCGCTCATCGGCGTCGTGTCCCGGTCCGACGCGCTGCGGTGGCAGCGGGAGCCTGACGTCGGCGTCGAACTGTTGAAAGACAAGGGTGTGTCATCATCCGTGACGCGGACGAGACGCTGGCCGACCTTGTAG
- a CDS encoding alpha/beta hydrolase, with the protein MANCYRVAERGLGRKLTSSSEQLGLIFWRAMAVFVFLFCLAGCATQRVELATLPKTVSPTLQSPQTIHASSETFDLLYVTDRARVAASESALAYGAERASFLSFGSVSITPTRSSLSSKKRLRASAFSETGRFPATPYGVEATANGLRRPPAALAAHHQAAASLQAEVARRLATADRKEVVVFIHGYGNSFDDAALATGEICRSLQNQFVCVVLTWPAGGSGGLFFGYNIDRESSEFSVADLKKAIRIIAETQGVERLHLMAHSRGTDVLASVIQQLGIEAYVGRSSIWQRFKIANVVFFAPDIDLDVASSKMFAWVSDPDLAFGSISRPSEIPPQGPLHLTVYSSPGDKALGASTLLFGSALRLGQLAVDRVPKDRSEAATRWAGSQMGGLVDFIEFSGGGLIGHSYFLSDPAVKADFVALIRDRVKAGDPRRQIVEIKRPFWRVTDVQQALR; encoded by the coding sequence TTGGCAAACTGCTATCGCGTTGCTGAACGTGGGCTTGGCCGCAAGTTGACCAGCTCTTCCGAACAGCTCGGGTTGATTTTTTGGCGGGCCATGGCAGTGTTCGTCTTCCTTTTCTGCCTCGCTGGTTGTGCAACGCAGCGCGTGGAGCTTGCAACGCTGCCCAAAACTGTGTCTCCCACCTTGCAAAGCCCTCAGACCATTCACGCAAGTTCCGAAACCTTCGACCTCCTCTACGTTACCGATCGCGCACGTGTAGCCGCTTCGGAAAGTGCACTGGCTTATGGTGCCGAAAGGGCCAGTTTCTTGAGCTTTGGCTCGGTGTCGATCACCCCGACACGTAGCTCTCTCAGCAGCAAAAAGCGGTTACGTGCCAGCGCGTTTTCCGAGACCGGACGGTTTCCGGCGACACCCTACGGCGTCGAGGCGACCGCAAACGGGCTACGCCGCCCTCCGGCGGCACTAGCGGCCCACCACCAAGCCGCCGCATCCCTACAGGCTGAAGTCGCTCGTCGTCTCGCAACAGCCGATCGTAAAGAAGTCGTGGTCTTTATTCACGGATACGGTAACAGTTTCGACGACGCCGCGCTCGCGACTGGCGAGATTTGCAGGTCGCTGCAGAACCAGTTTGTTTGCGTTGTCCTGACGTGGCCCGCGGGAGGCTCCGGCGGCTTATTTTTCGGTTACAATATCGACCGCGAGTCGAGCGAATTTTCAGTCGCGGACCTCAAGAAAGCCATCCGGATCATCGCAGAAACACAGGGTGTCGAGCGACTTCACCTCATGGCCCATAGCCGCGGAACCGATGTCCTCGCCAGCGTGATCCAGCAACTCGGCATTGAGGCTTATGTTGGCCGATCCTCAATATGGCAGCGTTTCAAAATCGCGAATGTGGTATTTTTCGCTCCCGATATCGATCTCGACGTGGCTTCCTCCAAGATGTTCGCGTGGGTATCGGATCCAGACCTTGCCTTCGGCAGCATATCAAGGCCAAGCGAGATCCCGCCTCAGGGCCCTCTGCATCTTACGGTCTATTCGTCTCCCGGTGACAAAGCGTTGGGGGCATCAACACTACTCTTTGGCAGCGCCTTGCGGCTGGGGCAGCTCGCTGTTGATAGGGTGCCCAAGGACAGGAGCGAGGCGGCGACCAGGTGGGCGGGGTCGCAGATGGGCGGTTTGGTCGATTTCATCGAGTTTTCGGGCGGCGGGTTGATTGGCCATAGTTATTTCTTGTCTGATCCGGCTGTTAAGGCGGACTTCGTTGCGCTCATCCGCGATAGAGTGAAGGCTGGCGATCCACGTCGGCAAATCGTCGAGATCAAACGCCCTTTCTGGCGAGTAACTGATGTCCAGCAGGCCTTGCGATGA